TAACTCTTACTGTGAAGTTCGTTGAGCCATCGACCAATGCTATCAAATGTTTGGCGCCTGCTAATGTCATATACCAGAAGTGCTCCAACTGCACCCCTATAATAAGCAGACGTAACAGCTCTGAACCTCTCTTGCCCGGCTGTGTCCCATATCTGCGCTTTAACTTCCTTTCCGTTAATTTCCATTTTCTGAGTTTGGAACTCTACTCCTATAGTTGACTTTGAATTAGGATAAAATTCATCCCTGGCAAATCTTGCAAGTAAATTTGATTTCCCAACAGCTGAATCAccaattaaaacaattttgaaaaGGTAATCCTCGGTCTTCTCTTCTTCGTTATAAGAAGCCATTTGTGAGTCCCAAGGGTTGCCAGTGGGTATaaacaaatcaacaataaatAATCATCAAGGAATCTGGCTCTCTCCAAAATACTAGAATGTCGCCTAACATGAGAACAAGGATCAGAAACACAAGAACAACAGCTAAGATAGAAATCTGGAAGACAGAACAGGTATATTAGTGACAAaatgtattctgaaaaataatCTCAAGATATATATGATATGTACCTTATGAAGCAACAGATGACTGTTCCGGGCGTACACAGAACTGCATCCACCGTCAGCTTCCAGACCTCAGTACAAATGAACCAAAATTTTCCAGAGTACCTGAAAGCATCAGTTTTCAATATACAACCTTAGTCAAATGAAGTATTTATAACCAGAAGAGAAGAAGGGGTAGAAGAAATTTACAGAGTGCTGTGAGTTTTATTGAAGTTAGTGTGCATTCCTGATGGCAAATCAAAGATAAACTTTATGacaggcaaaaaaaaaaaactagaaaatTAAGAGccctttttaaattatttgtgatAAAAGGTTATAAGAAAGAGGCATAAACATTTTCAACTTACAATTTTTCAGCCATACATCTAAAAAAATCATGTTCTAGGGATATGGTTACTTTTAGTGTTATCATTTTTCTCCTTGGCATTTGGATAACATTAAAACATGTTACAGGATGACTTAGCCCCAATGGGGTTCCTTGCGTGTCTGTGCACCTTGGGGTTGGCATATGGGAAGAAAAACTAGAGAAACATGAAAAGGATGATCGACAATAATAACTTTTTCAGGAGCGGAAAAGGATTGATCAAAAGATCCAGAAGACTTCCAAGTAAAGTTATTGAAGATCCcagaaaatattgatttcgtcATTTTGTTTTTAGCCTTTGCTAAAACAAGATAAAAGCTTTTCTATATATTATGTTTGCTTCCtagcataaaaataaaaatatatatatatataaaaaagaacatAGATTGCTAACTCCTACcataacaaaaatcaaattattagaTGCTACATTTGTTGATGAGATTTTATTGTGAACGGATTGTCCAAAGTAAGGTTGatagtaaaaaagacatttctTTCCCACAGCCAAGTTATGGCTAGATCGAGAAAATAGAGAGCTTGATGCACAGGGAgggaattaaaagaaaaaagatcaGTAATTGTCTAAATATAACTCAACCTACCAGTTTTTTTAGAGGAAAACTTGTTTGAcccttgaaaaatatttgttggcaAATACAGTTGTGACTTGTGAGTTTTATAATTCTTGAGGTGAATCTCTAAAGTTCTGCAGGAGGTAAGAGTCAACACATGTAAGTACCTCAAACAACTTATCTACTTGTTTTCCTCCGTCCCTTGAACTCCAGTTTACCCTTCCACTCAGTCTTTATAATGTCAAAGCCTGTTAATATGTGAAAATGTATTGGATCATTATTGACATGAAATTACAAAAGGGTAAAACTTTAAGCATTAAATAAGAAGTTTCAGGTAGACCCATATATATAACAAAGGCAAGATGATATCAAGATTCAACAAAGATACTTTTATGGTATAAGTAATCCATGTAGCTAACACTACCAATGTGATGAGCCACATAGCACATAAGTTTATGATACTGGGTGAAAGCAACCAAATGGTTTTATATCTAGCACGTGACGGGACATGAGATCCCTTTGGacttgaaaattgaaataagaCAAGGCAGAGGTTTTTGGACCTCGTAATAAAATTTAGCTTCACAGGCTAAAAAAGATTTAGCAACCCTTAACGACAAATAGCCAAATTAACTTTGGGTGGTGGCATAGTGATACAAGAAGATATTATTGGAGCAAagaatgaaatattaaaaaacaggAAAATTACATGTCCGGCAAAACAGAGGCACAATATAGATATAGCAATCCGAAGTCTTTCTCTCATTAAGTAAGGTCAACTA
The genomic region above belongs to Cicer arietinum cultivar CDC Frontier isolate Library 1 chromosome 4, Cicar.CDCFrontier_v2.0, whole genome shotgun sequence and contains:
- the LOC101498836 gene encoding ras-related protein RABA5a; translated protein: MASYNEEEKTEDYLFKIVLIGDSAVGKSNLLARFARDEFYPNSKSTIGVEFQTQKMEINGKEVKAQIWDTAGQERFRAVTSAYYRGAVGALLVYDISRRQTFDSIGRWLNELHTHSDMNVVTILVGNKSDLKDAREVPTTEGKALAEAQGLFFMETSALDSSNVVAAFQTVVKEIYNILSRKVMMSQELNKQDPSWIENGKTVVLQEGDKEKEAEAETKKGCCSS